The following are encoded in a window of Sphaerisporangium siamense genomic DNA:
- a CDS encoding fibronectin type III domain-containing protein yields MSVTEVIQALGSWGVTLSAETPQEIIDDLDFFGHVAIVPGRVNPAEYGDNLLTMARYVGVLTRRDVDERKVIGGQGMAVWLGDADDKGEVLESPVTITGQTFPNAIRALLGSGTAVIEGTLFSVAGTYTGRHQWESRRSAIDYVCQTMGAEWRVNGNGTLDAGPAANLWLTSPQCVIVRKGAGRDLTLTGLPGEIQLTRDVEDWTSRVVLLAEGEGDAVATGSANIASNPYVDLRGQPVKRTRVISESGTATGNAAARAQLQLNRFTGTRNALRLSAEDYEIRGTFRPGDWVWVYDPESGLVDTNNEITFRSQRINPIKLRAVETTWPVVEGMTVGYRTLAGTWLDLTNYVAFEDGQTSITVGELGRSLTNAGTEPVGDRPIPDSTIPGTVTWVNPFGTSVYLDGLGNTRARIITAWQVPLNADGSTILDGDHYEIGYGVTPASSWETAYAAWGDLQAVVGDLSPGVTYDFRIRAVDRAGNTGSWSTTASATANPDTIPPSTPAPPTVAASLIAIQVSHTLGKASGGTFNLELDLDHLEVHVGASSGFTPDATTLRGKVPANAGMLQAGIAAVGTVPESNTTLRHVKVIAVDMAGNRSAPSNSATVTALLIDDAHITDLSVSKVTAGTVSANWLLGASIGTAASGARVELNATGLHGFNAGGLETVSLLNTGTFTLRTGLTGARVVLDSTGLEMYDVGGNKTVDFNAGDGTALIVGQVTSSQTASKRLVVNPGPTLGAYEPEIRLYEEFAAGEYHYWTQDIGGTHACELGSAKQADRKIRLRMESAAGWDLQQMNASMSATTGGYITAYGYIEMGYAPAANAKIRIDSSNVDVGYINNGNAFYRATSSGWLDFFGRLGMPGGDGAFARGNAVIPGGSAGASVSYGMTFTGGTVFATTGMLYTPGGTYAHLINGRTNSGLSFLANNPTPPIQYEISYFGWKQ; encoded by the coding sequence ATGAGCGTCACCGAGGTCATCCAGGCGCTCGGCTCGTGGGGCGTAACCCTGTCGGCGGAGACACCTCAGGAGATCATCGACGACCTCGACTTCTTCGGGCACGTCGCGATAGTGCCGGGCCGGGTCAATCCGGCCGAGTACGGCGACAACCTTCTGACAATGGCGCGCTACGTCGGCGTGCTGACCCGCCGCGACGTCGACGAGCGCAAGGTCATCGGCGGACAGGGCATGGCGGTCTGGCTCGGTGACGCCGACGACAAGGGGGAGGTCCTCGAGTCCCCGGTCACCATCACCGGGCAGACCTTCCCGAACGCGATCCGCGCGCTGCTCGGCTCGGGCACCGCCGTCATCGAGGGCACCTTGTTCAGCGTCGCGGGAACCTACACCGGCCGCCACCAGTGGGAGAGCAGACGCTCGGCCATCGACTACGTCTGCCAGACCATGGGCGCGGAGTGGCGCGTCAACGGCAACGGCACCCTCGACGCTGGCCCGGCCGCCAACCTCTGGCTCACCTCGCCGCAGTGCGTCATCGTCCGCAAGGGCGCCGGCCGCGACCTGACCCTCACGGGCCTGCCGGGGGAGATCCAGCTGACCCGCGACGTCGAGGACTGGACGTCCCGTGTGGTGCTGCTGGCTGAGGGCGAGGGCGACGCGGTCGCCACCGGCAGCGCGAACATCGCCTCGAACCCCTACGTGGACTTGCGTGGCCAGCCAGTGAAGCGGACCCGGGTGATCAGCGAGTCCGGCACCGCCACCGGCAACGCGGCCGCCAGGGCCCAGCTCCAGCTCAACCGCTTCACCGGCACCCGCAACGCGCTGCGCCTTTCCGCCGAGGACTACGAAATCCGCGGCACCTTCCGCCCCGGCGACTGGGTATGGGTGTACGACCCCGAGTCCGGCCTCGTCGACACCAACAACGAGATCACCTTCCGAAGCCAGCGGATCAACCCGATCAAGCTGCGCGCCGTCGAAACGACCTGGCCGGTCGTCGAGGGCATGACGGTCGGCTACCGGACGCTGGCCGGCACCTGGCTGGACCTGACCAACTACGTGGCCTTCGAGGACGGGCAGACCTCCATCACCGTGGGCGAGCTCGGCCGGTCGCTAACCAACGCCGGTACCGAGCCGGTGGGAGACCGGCCGATCCCGGACTCGACGATCCCGGGCACGGTGACCTGGGTGAACCCGTTCGGGACGTCGGTGTACCTGGACGGGCTCGGCAACACCCGCGCCAGGATCATCACCGCCTGGCAGGTGCCGCTCAACGCCGACGGCAGCACGATCCTGGACGGCGACCACTACGAGATCGGCTACGGGGTCACCCCGGCCAGCTCATGGGAGACGGCCTACGCCGCGTGGGGCGACCTACAGGCCGTCGTCGGAGACCTGTCACCCGGCGTCACCTACGACTTCCGGATCCGCGCGGTCGACAGGGCTGGCAACACGGGCTCCTGGTCGACGACCGCGAGCGCGACGGCGAACCCCGACACCATCCCGCCGTCCACGCCAGCCCCGCCCACCGTGGCCGCGTCGCTGATCGCCATCCAGGTCAGCCACACGCTCGGCAAGGCGTCAGGCGGGACCTTCAACCTCGAGCTGGACCTGGACCACCTGGAGGTCCACGTCGGCGCGAGCTCGGGCTTCACGCCGGACGCGACCACGCTGCGCGGCAAGGTGCCGGCCAACGCGGGCATGCTCCAGGCCGGGATCGCCGCGGTCGGCACCGTACCGGAGTCGAACACCACCCTGCGGCACGTCAAGGTCATCGCCGTGGACATGGCCGGCAACCGGTCCGCGCCCAGCAACAGCGCGACGGTGACCGCGCTGCTCATCGACGACGCCCACATCACCGACCTCAGCGTGTCCAAGGTGACCGCCGGGACCGTGTCGGCGAACTGGCTGCTCGGCGCGAGCATCGGCACCGCCGCCTCGGGAGCGCGCGTCGAGCTCAACGCCACCGGCCTGCACGGGTTCAACGCGGGCGGCCTCGAAACGGTGAGCCTGCTGAACACCGGGACCTTCACGCTGCGCACCGGCCTCACCGGCGCCCGCGTTGTCCTCGACAGCACCGGCCTGGAGATGTACGACGTCGGCGGCAACAAGACCGTCGATTTCAACGCCGGCGACGGCACCGCTCTGATCGTGGGCCAGGTCACCAGCTCGCAGACGGCGTCGAAACGGCTGGTCGTCAACCCTGGGCCGACGCTCGGCGCGTACGAGCCGGAGATCCGGCTATACGAGGAGTTCGCCGCTGGCGAGTACCACTACTGGACGCAGGACATCGGCGGTACGCACGCCTGCGAACTCGGATCGGCCAAGCAAGCCGACCGCAAGATCCGCCTGCGAATGGAGTCGGCAGCGGGGTGGGATCTGCAACAGATGAACGCCTCCATGTCGGCGACCACCGGCGGGTACATCACCGCCTACGGCTACATCGAGATGGGGTACGCGCCCGCCGCGAACGCGAAGATCCGGATCGACAGCAGCAACGTCGACGTCGGCTACATCAACAACGGCAACGCCTTCTACCGGGCCACCAGCAGCGGCTGGCTGGACTTCTTCGGCCGCCTGGGCATGCCCGGCGGGGACGGCGCGTTCGCGCGAGGCAATGCGGTCATCCCCGGCGGGTCTGCCGGCGCGAGCGTGAGCTACGGGATGACCTTCACCGGTGGCACGGTCTTCGCGACCACCGGGATGCTGTACACCCCCGGCGGAACCTACGCCCACCTCATCAACGGGCGGACCAACTCCGGGTTGTCCTTCCTGGCGAACAACCCGACGCCGCCGATCCAGTACGAGATCAGCTACTTCGGATGGAAACAGTGA
- a CDS encoding peptidoglycan recognition protein family protein, with translation MSIDLITRKAWGARPPKGSYSALSSTKGVKVHYTGDRVDPGLLDDHDRCVAKVRQVQAFHMNGNGWIDIGYSMVACPHRKVFVGRGPGHVCAANGAGLNSAHYAVLALVGNSGLVEPNDELLLGVLDAIDYLREHGGAGHEIKGHRDGYATDCPGGALYAWVRKGAPRPGGKSPAPTIPASGTKSPLFPGRLLAYPPVVRGEDVRVWQTQMKRRGWAIDVDGAYGAASRAVCVAFQKEKGLGADGVVGRDTWRAAFELPVT, from the coding sequence ATGTCCATCGACCTGATCACCCGCAAGGCGTGGGGCGCCCGGCCGCCGAAAGGCAGCTACTCCGCGCTGTCCTCGACCAAGGGCGTCAAGGTCCACTACACCGGCGACCGTGTCGACCCGGGGCTCCTGGATGACCATGACCGGTGCGTCGCCAAGGTGCGGCAGGTGCAGGCGTTCCACATGAACGGCAACGGCTGGATCGATATCGGCTACAGCATGGTCGCCTGCCCGCACCGCAAGGTCTTCGTCGGCCGCGGCCCTGGGCACGTGTGCGCGGCCAACGGGGCCGGCCTGAATTCCGCCCACTACGCCGTCCTGGCCCTCGTCGGCAACTCCGGGCTCGTCGAGCCGAACGACGAGCTGCTGCTCGGCGTGCTGGACGCGATCGACTACCTGCGCGAGCACGGCGGTGCCGGCCACGAGATCAAGGGACACCGCGACGGCTACGCCACCGACTGCCCCGGGGGTGCGCTGTACGCGTGGGTGCGCAAGGGAGCGCCGCGCCCTGGCGGGAAGTCGCCTGCGCCGACCATCCCGGCCAGCGGCACCAAGTCGCCGCTCTTCCCCGGTCGGCTGCTCGCCTACCCGCCGGTGGTCCGCGGCGAGGACGTGCGCGTCTGGCAGACGCAGATGAAGCGCCGCGGCTGGGCCATCGACGTGGACGGCGCCTACGGGGCCGCCTCGCGCGCGGTGTGCGTGGCGTTCCAGAAGGAGAAGGGCCTGGGTGCCGACGGCGTTGTCGGCCGTGACACCTGGCGCGCGGCGTTCGAGCTGCCGGTCACCTGA